The sequence below is a genomic window from Cryobacterium arcticum.
GCTCGGCGGCGAACCGGGCCAGGATCTCGGCCACGATGGCCTGCGCCTCCACGGGGTTGGTGCGGAGGTCCTTGCCCTTGCCGCTGCGGAGGAAGGTTCCGTCGACCCGACGGAGGCTCACGCCGTAGCCGGCCACGCCGGGGACCGGCTCGGTTGCGGTGTCAGGGGCAGCGGCCACCGGGCCCGCGCCGTGGTGCGGCGCCGGGAACGACGACAACCGGTCGCGGTAGTACGCCCGGTTGCTGAAGGCGATGAGCGATTCGTCCTGGCTGCGGTAGTGCCAGGACAACCACTTGCCGGGCACCTGGGCCTGCACGCACTCCGAGAGGATCGACTCCTCGTCGCGCACGAACTCCAGGGTCTCGCTGTCCTGATCGCCCGAGCCGATCGCGGACTCGGCGAACGAGGTGGGTGGCATCTGCTTGCTGTCGCCCACGACCACCACCGAGCGCGCTCGGCCCATGGCGCCGACCGCATCGGACACCCGTACCTGCGAGGCCTCGTCGAAGACGACGATGTCGAAGAGGCCGGCCTGAGCGGGGAAGAACCGGGCCACCGACTCCGGGCTCATCAGCATGCACGGCAGGATGTCGGTGATCAGGTCGCCGAACTCGTGCATGAGCTCACGCACGCCCATGCCGCCGCGCTGGCGGTCGAGCTGACGCTTGAGCAGGCCCAGCCTCGCGGCGGAGTCGGCGGCCGACGCCGACGCGGCCGTGTCGGCGGCCTCGGCGGGCGAGCCCGCCCCGCCGATGCTGCGCCGCCGCAGCACGCTGTAGGGGATGAACGTGGGCAGGTGCCGGCGCACGGCGCCGGAGGCGGTGGTGAACCGGGTGATCGAACGGTTCTGGGCGGCGGCGTCGAACTGGTCCAGGGTGGTGGCCTGGCCGCGTTCGGTCACGGATGCGGCGGCGAGCCCCTTCTCGAACGCCAGCCCGGCGTCGTCGGCGTCGACCTCGCCGCGGAGGACCGCCGCGTGCGCCGCCGTGAGTCCCAGGGCGCGGAGCGGCTCGAGGTGCTCGAGCAGGGCGACCCACCGGGTGAGGGAGGGCAGCCCGGGGGCCTGCGCGTCCCGCTCCTCGGCGCCGCGGGACCAGACGGCCACGAGTCCGCCGCCCGCGGCCCAGGCGGCGACGGCGGCCGGGCCGGCGCCCGTCGCCGTCATCACCGACTGCAGGGCCTGCAGGGCCCGGTTCAGCGCCGCGGCCAGGTCGGCATCCGGTGCCGGGGTGCTCTCGAGGTAGTCGCGCAGGGCGGCCACGAAGTCGGCGCCGAGCTCCCGGTGGCCCGGCGCGACGGCACCACCGGCCCAGCGCAGCCAGGCCAGTCGGGCGCTGAGCTCGTCACGGCCGGTGTGCCCGGCGGAGCCGACCAGCGGATTCCAGTCGTCGGCGATGGTGACGCCGTCCAGCAGGCGCACCCGCGCGCGCAGGGCCTGCAGCTGCGCCTGGCTGTCGGCCAGCTGGCCGGTGACGGTGGAGAGGGTCTTGAGGGGCACGGTGTTGCCGGGGATGAGCTCCGCGGACAGGCGCGCGAGCACGGCCTTCCGCCGGCCGCGGCGGCCGAGGAAGCCCGAGGCATCCGCTGCTTGCGCGTCACGGTGCAGGGCGGCGGCATCGAGCCGCAGGGCGTCCGGCTTGAGAACGGCCAGCGCCGGATGCGTCGCCTGCGCGAACGCGACGGTGGCCGCTTCGGCGTCGGCGGCGGCGGCCACCCAGGCGGGGGAGCGGGTGCCGTCGAGGGTGGCCAGCGACACCCGCTCGGCGGCGGCGAGGCTGCTCAGGGTGACGAACTCGGTGGGGCTGGCCGCACTGGACACGGCGGCGGCGGCCCGGTGACCGGCCACGGCGAGGTCGGCGGCAGCGTCCGTGGACCCGGCCGTGGCCGGAACGGTGGACCCGGCGACAGGCAGCGCCGCCAACGCCTCGTCGAGCGCGGCGGCGGCCCGGGCCACGGCCGGCAGGTCCAGCGGCGCGGACGGCGGCGCGGTCACGAACGCCCACGGATGCTGCGGCCGCGGCCGTACCGGATCGGTCACGTCGGGCAGGTCGCGCAGCATCCGGCGCAGCTGGTCCAGCTCGTCGGCGGTGATGCGCGCGGGCAGATCGGCCGGCACCGGCAGGGCCCGAACGTCGTCGTCGGCGGTGAGCTGCGCGGTGCGGGCGGAGTAGAACGACAGCCCCGCGTTGTTCTGCTCGTGCAGCCGGTCGGTGTACCGGGCCAGGCTGCGCCGGGCGGTGCCGAGCACGTCGAGGTCGTTCTTCAGCCCCTGCCCGTCCACGGTCACCGCGTGCTCGAGGGCCTGCCGGATCTGCGCCCGCACGGCGGCCGGTTTGGTGGCCAAGGCGTGCAGGTCGAGCGCGAACGGCCCCATGCCCACCTCGTTCAGCCGGGCCTGCACCACCTGCAAGGCCGCGCGCTTCTCGGCCACGAAGAGCACCTTCTTGCCCTCGTACACGGCACGGGTGAGCAGGTTGGTGATGGTCTGCGACTTCCCCGTTCCGGGAGGACCCTCGAGCACGAATGTGCGCTCGGCGATCGCCTCGGCCACGGCGGCGAGCTGCGACGAGTCGCCCGGAACCGGGCATTCGGCGCCGAGAGCGTCCAGATCGGCCGGCTCCGGCAGCGGCACCGGGTCGACGAACGGCTGGGTGGGCGTGTGCACGAGATGGTTCACGAGCGAGTTCTGCGCCAGGGTCTCCCAGTTCTCGTCGAGGTCCTTCCACAGCCGGAACTTCGCGAACTGCAGGATCGACAGGTCCAGGGTTTCCTCGACCCGGAACGGCAGCCCGGCCGCCAGGAGGGCCTCGCGGGTGGCGCGGAAGGCACCGGCCAGGTCGATGCCGGAGGTGTCGGTGCGGGCCGCGTCGTCCTGCGGGTTCTCCAGCCCGGGGATGCTGAGCCCGTGCAGCTGGCGCAGCTTCTCGAGCAGGCAGTAGTTGGGCGTGGAGGCGCCGGCCTCGTCGAGCCGCACCCGGTAGTCGCCGCCCCGGCCGGCCGGTTCGAGCACCACGGGCACGAGCACCAGGGGGCTCCGCAGCTCCCGGTCGTTCGCGGTCCAGACCAGTGACCCGAAGGCCAGGTAGAGGTTGTTGGCGCCGGTCTCCTGCACCACGGTGCGTGCCTTGTACGCCAGCGCGCGCAGCTTCGTGGCGTAGGCGGCGTCGGTGACGTCGGCGTAGACGGCCTTCTTGCCGGCCAGCAGGGCGGCAAGCTGGTCGGTGGGCAGGTCGCGACCGAAACGGATGCCGCGCTCCTTGTCGGTCGAGGACATCCGGTCCGCCGGCAGCAGGGTCAGCCCGGTTCCGCCGGTGACGAGGTCCTCAAGGTCGGCGAGGTGCCGGTCGGGCACCGTGAGGGCCAGGGCGCCTCGCTCGGTGAAATTGATCAGCCGGTTGCGCAGGCTGAGGTCGAGCAGGGCGTTCTTCCACTGCGTGATGCGGGGCGGGGCGAGGCGGGTGGGTGCGCCCGAGTCCACGACGCCCGAGTCCGCGGCCGCCGCGTCGGCGGACGGCGCATCCGTCACGATTGCAGCAGGCACCCCGGACCCCGGCGAACCCGGCCGGTACTCGGTGACGAGCACCGTACCGTCGCCGGCCACGGTGCGGGCGGGCAACGGCAGGATGTGTGTGCGCCGCGCCTGCACAACGTCGACGACGCCGATCACACTGCTCAGGTCGGTGAGGCGTTCCAGGTAGGGGGAGCGCTGCGCCTCGGCGAAGCTGGCCGGGCGGCCGGCGCCCTGGTCGGTGACCTGGGTGGTCTCCACGAGCCGGATCAGGTCGAGGTCGATGAGGTTGATCACCTCGGCCACATCGGTGAGGGCCGGAGCCCCCAGGGTTTCCTCCTCGCGCCAGTAGCCCAGGAACGCGTGCCCGGTGACGATCCAGAGCAGCGGGTGCAGGCCGGCCTGTTCGAGGGCCGCGGCCATCACCACGACGGTGTCCAGGCAGGTGCCCACCCCGCCCGTCGCGCTGATCGAGCCGGTCGCGCCGGCAGCGCCCTCGGCGCCGATCCCGCCGGAGCCGAGCACCTCGCCGGGGGTGCGCACCTTCTGGCCGTCGTCGGCCCAGCTGGCCGGCGGTGTGGCGTAGCGGATGCCGCGGGCGCGCATGGCCTCGAAG
It includes:
- a CDS encoding DUF4011 domain-containing protein; the protein is MESTEQDSSIPQPVVRTAHDLTIALSVTPILSYALAHNRINVVGRVEVDNRGAAVREAVLRLEVVSAGDTLGSARDLLVDLAAARTATFTDVSLTVDPAAMLLVEEQRPATIRASLLIDGAVAAQADEPIQLLAAQQWVARPVDLALEMLSAHVLPNHPAVATLLGEAAVLLEDRTGSASMPGYQAGPERVDQVVEAVFEAMRARGIRYATPPASWADDGQKVRTPGEVLGSGGIGAEGAAGATGSISATGGVGTCLDTVVVMAAALEQAGLHPLLWIVTGHAFLGYWREEETLGAPALTDVAEVINLIDLDLIRLVETTQVTDQGAGRPASFAEAQRSPYLERLTDLSSVIGVVDVVQARRTHILPLPARTVAGDGTVLVTEYRPGSPGSGVPAAIVTDAPSADAAAADSGVVDSGAPTRLAPPRITQWKNALLDLSLRNRLINFTERGALALTVPDRHLADLEDLVTGGTGLTLLPADRMSSTDKERGIRFGRDLPTDQLAALLAGKKAVYADVTDAAYATKLRALAYKARTVVQETGANNLYLAFGSLVWTANDRELRSPLVLVPVVLEPAGRGGDYRVRLDEAGASTPNYCLLEKLRQLHGLSIPGLENPQDDAARTDTSGIDLAGAFRATREALLAAGLPFRVEETLDLSILQFAKFRLWKDLDENWETLAQNSLVNHLVHTPTQPFVDPVPLPEPADLDALGAECPVPGDSSQLAAVAEAIAERTFVLEGPPGTGKSQTITNLLTRAVYEGKKVLFVAEKRAALQVVQARLNEVGMGPFALDLHALATKPAAVRAQIRQALEHAVTVDGQGLKNDLDVLGTARRSLARYTDRLHEQNNAGLSFYSARTAQLTADDDVRALPVPADLPARITADELDQLRRMLRDLPDVTDPVRPRPQHPWAFVTAPPSAPLDLPAVARAAAALDEALAALPVAGSTVPATAGSTDAAADLAVAGHRAAAAVSSAASPTEFVTLSSLAAAERVSLATLDGTRSPAWVAAAADAEAATVAFAQATHPALAVLKPDALRLDAAALHRDAQAADASGFLGRRGRRKAVLARLSAELIPGNTVPLKTLSTVTGQLADSQAQLQALRARVRLLDGVTIADDWNPLVGSAGHTGRDELSARLAWLRWAGGAVAPGHRELGADFVAALRDYLESTPAPDADLAAALNRALQALQSVMTATGAGPAAVAAWAAGGGLVAVWSRGAEERDAQAPGLPSLTRWVALLEHLEPLRALGLTAAHAAVLRGEVDADDAGLAFEKGLAAASVTERGQATTLDQFDAAAQNRSITRFTTASGAVRRHLPTFIPYSVLRRRSIGGAGSPAEAADTAASASAADSAARLGLLKRQLDRQRGGMGVRELMHEFGDLITDILPCMLMSPESVARFFPAQAGLFDIVVFDEASQVRVSDAVGAMGRARSVVVVGDSKQMPPTSFAESAIGSGDQDSETLEFVRDEESILSECVQAQVPGKWLSWHYRSQDESLIAFSNRAYYRDRLSSFPAPHHGAGPVAAAPDTATEPVPGVAGYGVSLRRVDGTFLRSGKGKDLRTNPVEAQAIVAEILARFAAEPDSIPSIGVITFNVQQRALIEGSLRDSGDDRIVHALESETDGLFVKNLENVQGDERDTILFSTAFSADASGRLPLNFGPLNLPGGERRLNVAITRARRQVIVFSSFDPQDLRAEETISAGVKDLRAYLDLAAGGSDGLASPLRQSGVLDRHREQIAEALRERGFAVQTDVGLSDFRVDLSVATAGAPGHPVMAVLLDGPTWAARRTVSDRDGLPVEVLSRLMGWPAVERVWMPEWLGEQGAVLDRLDEKLTALDAARQAREAAALP